The genome window CCTCGCCGTTTTCCTCTGTGAAGTACTCGAGACAGCCCGCAAACGGGACCGAAAGCGAGAGCGCGAGGAACGCGCGGCGATGCATCGCCACCTTGTTTGGGGGGATAGCTCTTGAGGGTTCTGGACGAGGGGGCGCGACGACCCCTCTGTAGAACCCGTTCGACTGGCCACCTGCCACAACAGGTACGCGTATTCATCCCGAACACGAACGAAACGAGTATGAACGCAGACGCGGAGCCCCACGTGCTCCTGACGAACGACGATGGGATCGACGCACCCGGCATTCGGGCGCTATACGACGCACTCACCGAGGTCGCCACCGTCACCGTCGTCGCACCCGACCGCAACCAGAGTGCAGTGGGCCGATCGCTCTCGTACGGTCGGACGAGTTCGGCGAGCGACGGCGAACAGCTGGCGACGGACATGGCCGACGCGACGTTCACCGTCCCGGTTCCACACACCGACCACGAACTCGGCTACGCCATCGATGGAACTCCCTGTGACTGTGCCATCGTCGGCGTCAACGCCCTCGAGCCCGAACCCGACCTCGTCGTCTCGGGCTGTAACGAGGGAGCGAACCTCGGCGCATACGTCTTCTCCCGGTCGGGCACCGTCAGCGCCGCCATGGAAGCCGCGTTTCTCGGGACGCCCGCGATCGCCGTCTCGATGGATACGCTCGGCTACGACAACCCCGAACCCGCCGACTTCGCTCGAGCCGGTGAACTCACCGCCTCGCTCGTCGCCGACGCGCCGGAGAGTGGTCTCTTCGATCGGATCGACTACCTGAACGTGAACGTCCCGCGGCCGGATACAGACGGCGATGCGATCGAACTCACTCGACCGACCGAGGTCTACGAGATGGACGCCGCCTGTGTCGACGGCCGCTTCGAACTGACCAACCGCCTCTGGCAACAGATGGCAAACCGCGACATTCCCGACCCGCCGGGAACCGACCGCCACGCCGTTCTCGAGGGGGCGGTCTCCGTCTCGCCGCTCTCGGCACCCTACGAGGTCGTCGAGTCCGAGACCGTCGAACGGCTGCTCGGACGAGTGCTCGGGATCGACTGACGTCAGCGTCGAATCATGAGTCACGGGGGACGCGGCGTCGAATCATGAGTCACGGGAGATCGGATACGCCTGAGGCGACGGCGAAGCCGCCCGGAGACGTTTTTGGCAAGCACGCGGCCCGAGAAGGCGAGTGTCCGTCTACGAGCACGAGGATAGAACTCCCCGAGTTGGTTCTCGGGGACGGTCCGCGGTTCGAACGTCGGATCCCGAAGGTTCTCGAGTCCCTCGACCAGCAGTCGGATCTGAAGCGTCGCCAGCCGGTCGAAGACGTCCCAGAGGGTAGCACAGCCCTCGAGAGAGACCTCGTCGTAGGCGACGATTTCACCGCCGTCGATCGACTCGTTCAGCCGCTGAAGGGTTGCGCCAGCGCGTTCGCGGCCGTCGTGGAAGATTACCGGCGGACCCATCCCGCGATACTCGCGAATGTCCGCCGGGTGAAAACTGAGGACGCCGTGTTCCGGTGCCGTCAGGACCGACCCGCGAACGAGTCCGAAGCCGAAGCGGACGACGACGTCACAGCGAGCGGCAAGCGTGACGACGGCGTCGTCGGGGAGTTCGTTCCAGTTCCCGTCGGTCTGGGGTGTACACCGGACGTGTTCGGCGTCGGCCAGCGCGTCGACGTTTTCGACGGAGTGGCGGTGCCAGAGCGTTTGTTCGTCGCCGAGCAGTCGCGCGATGGTCCGCGCTGCGAGAACGAACGTCCAGGCACGTTCCGTCCGAAAGACCTCGAGAAACTGCGTCAGGTCCTCGAGCCCGAGTCGTTTCTTTTCGTTCCACGATTCGGCGTCGTACTCGCCGTTGCTGGCGTTGTGAACGACGAGCGGGATCTCGACGCCGGGCGTCGCCCGTACTCGTTCGATCGCACGCACCTGCCACTCGTAGAGAAACGGTTCAGTAAGGATTCCCACCGTCAGCGGTCCGTCCCCGTCCATGCAGTGTCTGTGCAACGCCGACCTTGGGTGTTAGTTACCGACTTCGTTCACGGCCTCATCGGACCGGTACGAGACGACTACAGCGATCGGTGATCGGCGTAGGTCACCATCAGGACGGCCGTACCATCGGCGTACTCTGGGTGTCTACCGCGATCCGTGGCGGACTCGAGGCGAGGAGCGATCGAACGACAGTGTCGAAGAACGGATCGTAGTGATGCTGTTAGAGCGTCGTTTCTCGAGCGAACGATCTGGACACGACACCGGCTCTCGAGCGACCCGCTCGCGAACCGGATCGAAAACACGTTTATCCACGCTCGCACGTAGAAACGATCGATGGAGTGTCGCCACTGCGCGTCGCCGCTCGAGAAGCCGGGAGACTTCTGTCTGGTCTGTCGTGAGCGAAACGTTGCAGCGGTCGTTCTCGAAGCGGCGCGTGATCGGGCGACACTAACGATGCTCGCGGACGACGACGAGCGCGACGATATCGAGCCGATCGTCGGACAGACGACGATCACGACGACGCCCGAAGACGGTGGCGAAAAGGGAGTCATCGAACTGCGCAACTTCGCGGGGCTAATCGGCGACGAGATCCGTCGTAAACGCCCCGAAGAGGTGTACGCTGGCGGCTCGCGCGAGGTGATCCGGGCCGTTCGTGAGGACATCCACCACCAGTTCTACCGCGTGGCCGACGACGATCCCGTCGAGGCAGTCATACAGCGCCGGCACAGACCCGCACTCGACGTAGTCCAAACGCCCCCGGCCGAAAAGATCGGCGGGAGTCACACGACGCTCATCGGCGGCCGGACCGGAATGCGAGCCATCCGGACGGTCGCCGACCATCCTCACGTCAAGAAGGTCATCCCCGGCCCCATCGACGCCGGCGGCAAGGGCTCACAGTCGGGGCTGCGCGCGAAGGTGACTCGCGCCGACGACGGTGGCAACGTCCGGATGCTCCTGCGGGATGGCTCGAGCGTCCAGGAGAATCGCGTCGTCACCACCGCCCCCGACCGGGAGATGGGCGAGCACATCCGTGAGGATCTGAACGACGTGCTCGCCGAGGCCGAATTCAACTGAGGCGACCGGTTCGGATCTGATGTAGTCACGCCGCGATGGTGGTGACACTGCCTGCTGGTTGTCTGGTTCTTAACCGGCGCAGAGTAATGAGATATAATTAGCTATGCTCGAGCGCCCCGACGCCGTCCTGGCTGCGATTCCGGTACTCGCGGTGAGTGGAATCGCTCTGCGGACAGTGATCGCGGCGACCGGAGTCGCTACTGGTCTGCTCGCCGCCCCACTCGCGACGCTCGGGTGGGTCGCCGCGCTCGCGGTGATCGGCTGGGAACTGCTCGTCAACCCAGCCTCAACGCGTGCGGGCGAGCGAGCGTGACGACTCTGACTCAACAGGTTTAAGAATCAGCTACGGATAGAACGCAGTACTATGGCCAAGAAAGGAACAGTCGGTAGCGCGGGCCGCTTCGGCGCACGCTACGGTCGGGTCGCACGACGACGTATCTCGGAGATCGAAGACGCGATGAACAACGCACAGGTAGACGGCGAAGACGTCACCCGCGTCGGCACCGGCATCTGGAAGAACGAAGAGACTGGTGAGGTGTTCGCCGGCGGCTCCTACCGACCGGAGACGCCAGCCGGTGTCGCCGTCGAACGCTCGATCCGCGCAGCACTCGATGAGGACGACGAGTAACCCCACCTCACACTGTCACGAATGAGCTACAAGTGCTCCCGCTGTAAACGCGACGTCCAGATCGACGAGTACGGTGGCGTCCGCTGTCCGTACTGCGGTCATCGCGTGCTGCTGAAAGAACGCAGTCGCGACGTCAAGGAAGTCGACGTCAACTGACGAGCGTGTCTTTTCACGACGCGACCCTCGAGTTCGAGTACGAACGCGAGTCGCGTGCCCACCTCGTCGCCGAGAGCGTCGGCCTCGAGGTGGGTGAGATCGACGACGATCGCTCGAAAACGACCGTCGAGCGTGACGGCTCCTGCGTCCGGGTCGACGTCCGGGCCGGGGACGTCGTCGCGTTGCGGGCTGCGCTCAACACCTGGATTACGCTGGTCGACGTCGCCGAACGAACCGCAAGCGCCGGCGACGGGGTCGTAGAGACCCGCTAACCCGCGTCGGCTCCGATCCATACGAAAGCGTGTCTTTTTCCGTCCGGAGGGCGACCGTCGAGACATGCAAGGAAACCTGCCGCCGGAAGCACAGGAGAAAATCGAGCAGCTTCAGGACCTTCAGGAGACCGCCCAGACGGTCGCCATCCAGAAGCAGGAAGCCGAATCGAGCCTCACCGAGTCCCAGAACGCACTCGACGAACTCGAGAACATCGATGAAGAAACCACGATGTACCGTAACGTCGGCGACCTCCTCGTCGAAACCGACTACGAGTCGGCCCAGGAAGACCTAGAGGACAAAGTCAACTCCCTCGAGATCCGCCTCGAAACCCTCGAGAAACAGGAAGACCGCGTCCAGCAGCAGTTCGAGAGCCTCCAGGAGGACCTCGAGGGCCTGCTCGGCGGTGCAGGCGGCATGGGCGGCCCAGCCGGCCCCGGTGGTCCGGGCGGCGCGTAGATGAGTCAGGCAGATCCGTCCGACGAGGAGGTCGTCCGGGTGGCCGCCGAGGCCGCCGAGGGACTGGTCTTCTCGCGGTACAAACAATCAGCCGTCCGTGACCTCGACGTGACGGTCACGTTCGAGGAGGGCGTCCTCGAGGTCGACGTCTATCTCAACGTCCCCGGCGCTGAAGACGACTCAGAGCCGGAGCAGGTCGCCGACGACGCCGCACTCGCCGCACGAGAAGCGGTCGACGACCTGTTCGAGGCGTAACTCGGCTCGAGCCGGGTTCGATTTTCGAGACGGTAGTGCAACAGGAGCCCAGCGACCGCCGAGCGACAGTGTTCCTGACGCTCAGTGGCGACGCTAGTCGTCGGGGGCAAGAAGTTCGATGGGATGTGGAACCGGTCGCTCGAGCAGCGTCTCGAGCTGGTCGCCACAGGAGGTGCCGCTGGCGACGACCGTCTCCGCGGACCCGACTTCGTCGGCCACCCGTTCGCCCACGTCGACGCTCACCTCGTAGAACTCGCGTTTGTAGCCGAAGCTCCCGGCCATCCCGCAGCACTCGGCGCTCGTCGTCTGCGGGTCGTAGCCACAGCGCTCGAGTAGCGCGGTCGTCGGGGCCTCGAGGCCGAGGGTGCGCTGCTGGCAATGGGAGTGGTACGCGATGGGTTCGTTGCCCGCACCCGTTTGTAACACCGCGGCGTCGGCTCCGGTTTCGACCAGTCCGTAGACGTACTCGCAGATTTCGTAGCTGTTCTCGGCGAGTGTTTCGTACGACGCCTCCGGAAGCAACCGTTCGTACTCACGATGGAAGGCGGCGAGGTCGGAGGGCTCGATTACGACGAGGTCACGGCCAGCGTCGAGGTCCTCGACGACTGCGGCATATAGCCGACTCGCCTGCCGATCCGCCGTCGACACCATCCCCTGAGAGAGCGGGGCGCGGCCGCTCTCTGGGAGGTCGGGAACCCGAACCGGGACGCCGAGGGCCTCGAGCGTCCGGACGGCGGCTTTTCCGCGGTCGACGTCGACGAAGTTGGTGTAGACGTCGGGATAGAGGATGGCCTCCCGGTCGGGACCGCCAGCGGCTGCCCGTTGCTTCGATTCCTTGGGGTCGCCGTGTCGTGCCCCCGGCTCCGACGCTCGCGTTTTCGAGGCGGCAAAGCCCCCTCGCGTCTCGAACCAGTCGACGAGCGTCTCACGCTGAAACGTCGGGAGGTCGCGTCGTCGGTCGATTCCAAGCGCCTGCTCGAGCATGGCGCGGACAGGGGTGGACCCGACGAGCCAGTTCGAGACCGGCGCGGTGGCGCTGGCGAGTCTCGCCACCGTCCCGACGTTACCGAAAAAGCGCTTTCCGAGGTCGAGTCCGCCGGTCTCGGCGTCGGGCGTCAGGCCGTCGACGAGGAAGTCGGCGGCCGCGGGGTCGGCCCCGCGGTTGTGTCGGTCGCGGACGACGGTGTTGATCCAGGGGATATCGATTTCGACGGGACAGGCCTCGACGCAGCGACTACAGCCCGTACAGAGGTCGTTGAACTCCGCGGCCGATTCCTGACCGTGAACGCCAGCCTCCCAGCCAGTGGCGATGCCGCCGGAGTAGGTCTCGCCGCCGAACCCGTGGCCACCGACCGACTGGAAGTTCACACACGAGTTCGAACACGCCCCACAGCGGATGCAGTAGAGCGTCTCGCGAAGCTGGTCGTCCTCACGCATCGCCATCCGCCCGTTGTCGAGCAACACGAGGTGAAAGTCGCGGTCGGTCGTCCCGGTTGCCCGAGCCGAGCCGGTCTCTTTGCCGTCGCTCGAGTCCGGGACGATCGGCTCGTCGGCGTCGAAGTCGATCGTCGGCGAGTCGGTCGGCGGCGTGAGCATCGTCACGTACTGGGCGATCGACTGGCCAGTCGCACTCTTGGCGATGAGGTCGACGAACGGCTCGAGATCGCTAATAGAGGGGACGAGCTTTTCGACGCCGGCGATGGCGACGTGCGTATCGGGCGTGACCGCACACTTGCGGGCGTTCCCCTCGTTCGTCACGAGTGCGATCGTCCCCGTTTCGGCGACGACGAAGTTCGCGCCGGTGATCCCGACATCGGCCTCGCGGATGCGCTCGCCGAGGTGGTCGCGGGCGAACCGGGTCAGCGCTTCCGGCGTCTCGAAGCGTTCGTCGGGATCGAACGCCTCGGTCAAGAGGTCGGCGATCTCTTTGCGCGAAAGGTGCATCGCCGGGCCGACGATGTGTGATGGCGACTCGTCTGCGATCTGGAGCACCCACTCGCCAAGGTCGGTCTCGGTGACCGTGATCCCCTCGCGCTCGAGGGCGTCGTTGAGGTCGATCTCCTCGGTCGTCATCGACTTCGATTTGACGACCGACGGGGCGTCCACAGCGGTATCGTCGTCGGCAGGCTCGCGAGCGGCGCTGTCGACGACGACGTCGGCCACGTATCTGTTCGCGTCCGCCGCATCGTCGGCGAGGTAGACGGTGCCGCCGTTCGATTCGACGGCCTCACGAACCGTCTCGAGGAGTTCGGGGAGGCGCTCGATCGCGTCTTCTTTGATTGCCCTGGCCGTCGCTCTGCGGTCCTCGAGGGTGTCCGTGGCCGCATACGTCGCCGCTCGGCGGTTGTTGAGGGTACTGGCGTTCGCGTATATCGCCTCACCCTCGGTCGACAACAGATGACGGAGCCTGGCGGCCGTCTGGCTCCGGTCGTCCGTTCGGTCGGCCATCGTCACCGATCCTCCAGGAGAACGACGTGCACCTCACCCGGTCCGTGGACGCCGTGGACGAGTCCGCCCATGTCGGCGGTCGCGCTCCGGCCGGTGGCGAAGACGACACTGTCGTCGCCGGCTGCAAACGCCCGCTCGAGTCGATCGAAGCCAGCTCCGAGATCCGGAACGACGTCGCTCTCGGCGACGACGGCGACGTGGCGCTCCGGGTAAAGACTGAACGGTTCCTCGCCCGCCGTGGTCGACTCGATGGCGACGGTGCCGGA of Natrarchaeobaculum sulfurireducens contains these proteins:
- a CDS encoding KEOPS complex subunit Pcc1, which translates into the protein MSFHDATLEFEYERESRAHLVAESVGLEVGEIDDDRSKTTVERDGSCVRVDVRAGDVVALRAALNTWITLVDVAERTASAGDGVVETR
- a CDS encoding prefoldin subunit beta, with the translated sequence MQGNLPPEAQEKIEQLQDLQETAQTVAIQKQEAESSLTESQNALDELENIDEETTMYRNVGDLLVETDYESAQEDLEDKVNSLEIRLETLEKQEDRVQQQFESLQEDLEGLLGGAGGMGGPAGPGGPGGA
- a CDS encoding DUF2103 domain-containing protein, whose amino-acid sequence is MECRHCASPLEKPGDFCLVCRERNVAAVVLEAARDRATLTMLADDDERDDIEPIVGQTTITTTPEDGGEKGVIELRNFAGLIGDEIRRKRPEEVYAGGSREVIRAVREDIHHQFYRVADDDPVEAVIQRRHRPALDVVQTPPAEKIGGSHTTLIGGRTGMRAIRTVADHPHVKKVIPGPIDAGGKGSQSGLRAKVTRADDGGNVRMLLRDGSSVQENRVVTTAPDREMGEHIREDLNDVLAEAEFN
- a CDS encoding LUD domain-containing protein, with the translated sequence MTLDTVSRFERALEALEVSFTLTLASDASEAIEAALEPPVVGVPLPFDDVSLPATVETAPTSADLVGAQTGITPVRFAIAASGTVAIESTTAGEEPFSLYPERHVAVVAESDVVPDLGAGFDRLERAFAAGDDSVVFATGRSATADMGGLVHGVHGPGEVHVVLLEDR
- a CDS encoding DUF3194 domain-containing protein, whose product is MSQADPSDEEVVRVAAEAAEGLVFSRYKQSAVRDLDVTVTFEEGVLEVDVYLNVPGAEDDSEPEQVADDAALAAREAVDDLFEA
- a CDS encoding formyltransferase family protein, with amino-acid sequence MDGDGPLTVGILTEPFLYEWQVRAIERVRATPGVEIPLVVHNASNGEYDAESWNEKKRLGLEDLTQFLEVFRTERAWTFVLAARTIARLLGDEQTLWHRHSVENVDALADAEHVRCTPQTDGNWNELPDDAVVTLAARCDVVVRFGFGLVRGSVLTAPEHGVLSFHPADIREYRGMGPPVIFHDGRERAGATLQRLNESIDGGEIVAYDEVSLEGCATLWDVFDRLATLQIRLLVEGLENLRDPTFEPRTVPENQLGEFYPRARRRTLAFSGRVLAKNVSGRLRRRLRRIRSPVTHDSTPRPP
- the surE gene encoding 5'/3'-nucleotidase SurE, which translates into the protein MNADAEPHVLLTNDDGIDAPGIRALYDALTEVATVTVVAPDRNQSAVGRSLSYGRTSSASDGEQLATDMADATFTVPVPHTDHELGYAIDGTPCDCAIVGVNALEPEPDLVVSGCNEGANLGAYVFSRSGTVSAAMEAAFLGTPAIAVSMDTLGYDNPEPADFARAGELTASLVADAPESGLFDRIDYLNVNVPRPDTDGDAIELTRPTEVYEMDAACVDGRFELTNRLWQQMANRDIPDPPGTDRHAVLEGAVSVSPLSAPYEVVESETVERLLGRVLGID
- a CDS encoding eL43 family ribosomal protein, translating into MAKKGTVGSAGRFGARYGRVARRRISEIEDAMNNAQVDGEDVTRVGTGIWKNEETGEVFAGGSYRPETPAGVAVERSIRAALDEDDE
- a CDS encoding DNA-directed RNA polymerase subunit P; the encoded protein is MSYKCSRCKRDVQIDEYGGVRCPYCGHRVLLKERSRDVKEVDVN
- a CDS encoding LUD domain-containing protein, giving the protein MADRTDDRSQTAARLRHLLSTEGEAIYANASTLNNRRAATYAATDTLEDRRATARAIKEDAIERLPELLETVREAVESNGGTVYLADDAADANRYVADVVVDSAAREPADDDTAVDAPSVVKSKSMTTEEIDLNDALEREGITVTETDLGEWVLQIADESPSHIVGPAMHLSRKEIADLLTEAFDPDERFETPEALTRFARDHLGERIREADVGITGANFVVAETGTIALVTNEGNARKCAVTPDTHVAIAGVEKLVPSISDLEPFVDLIAKSATGQSIAQYVTMLTPPTDSPTIDFDADEPIVPDSSDGKETGSARATGTTDRDFHLVLLDNGRMAMREDDQLRETLYCIRCGACSNSCVNFQSVGGHGFGGETYSGGIATGWEAGVHGQESAAEFNDLCTGCSRCVEACPVEIDIPWINTVVRDRHNRGADPAAADFLVDGLTPDAETGGLDLGKRFFGNVGTVARLASATAPVSNWLVGSTPVRAMLEQALGIDRRRDLPTFQRETLVDWFETRGGFAASKTRASEPGARHGDPKESKQRAAAGGPDREAILYPDVYTNFVDVDRGKAAVRTLEALGVPVRVPDLPESGRAPLSQGMVSTADRQASRLYAAVVEDLDAGRDLVVIEPSDLAAFHREYERLLPEASYETLAENSYEICEYVYGLVETGADAAVLQTGAGNEPIAYHSHCQQRTLGLEAPTTALLERCGYDPQTTSAECCGMAGSFGYKREFYEVSVDVGERVADEVGSAETVVASGTSCGDQLETLLERPVPHPIELLAPDD